DNA sequence from the Candidatus Sulfuricurvum sp. RIFRC-1 genome:
AGGAGTGAGTCGATAGCGGAAGCAAGGACGGCAACGGAGCCGCTGATAATCCCGACAGTGAGTTTAAATGCCACCAGTAAAAAGGCGACGATGGTGGAGATGAGAGTGGCTTTTTTTTCTATACGCATGGTGCCATTTTAGCCTAATATGGATAAAATTTCGAGATTATTGTGAGGAGCCATGATGGATTTAAATGCAATTCGGCAAGAGCGACAAAAATGGATGACATGGAAAAATATTGCTCCACTGCGTGAAGCGCTGAATCAGCTTCCTCATATCACTGCCGAGGTTGATTTAGATAATACGGTAAGCCTCAGAAGCAATGATGCGGTTGATGTAGATGAGCTTGAACGAATCGCACGTTTGATGATGCCATGGCGCAAAGGGCCATTTGATCTGTTTGGTCTGTTTATCGATACTGAGTGGCGCAGTGATCTTAAATACAATTTTCTCCGTCCCCATTTTAATTTGAGCGGTAAAAAAGTAGCCGATATCGGGTGTAACAACGGCTATTATATGTTCCGATTCCTCGAAGACGCTCCGGCAAAAGTGGTCGGCTTTGATCCATCGGCTCTGTTTAAATCACAGTTTGATTTGATCAACCATTACGTTAAAAGCGAAATTGTGTATGAACTTCTGGGGGTGGAACATCTCCCGTTTTACGAGGAAAAATTTGATATCATTTTTTGTCTTGGGGTATTGTATCACCGCAGCGATCCCATTGCAATGATTAAGGCCTTGGGACAAGGCTTGGCGGAGGGGGGTGAGATTTATCTCGACACCTTTATCATTGAGGGGGAAGAACCGTACGCTCTTTGTCCGAGCGAGAGTTACTCGAAAATTACCAATGTTTATTTCGTTCCGACCCTTAAAGCGTTAGAGAACTGGTGTATCCGTGCCGGATTTACCTCTTTTGAAGTACTTGGCAGTGTTGTGACAACCTCGGATGAACAGCGCAAAACATCTTGGATTGAATCGCAAAGTCTTGAAGATTTTCTCGATCCTGCCGATACTACCAAAACAGTTGAAGGATACCCGGCACCGGTTCGGGGATATGTTCGGATTAAAAAGGGATAATTTTGTCAAACAATCAAACAGAAACAGAAGAATCGATTCAGGTCGCGATCAATCAGCAAACTTCGTTGAATACTCATGAGAGAATCAATACGGTTTACAGTGGTGAAATAGTCAAATTACAAATTGGCTACGCAAAAGTTTCGCTAGAAACAACAGAAGTAATGCGTGCGGATGAAGTGGGGCTGGTACATGGCGGCTTTATTTTCAGTGCAGCTGATTTTGCCGCTATGGCAGCGGTCAATGAACCTAATGTCGTATTGGCTTCGTGTAATTGTCTTTTTTTAGCTCCGGTGAGAATCGGAGATATCGTTACTTTTGAAGCAAGTGAACACCAAAAAGAGGGACGAAAACGAAACGTATCGGTTAAAGGTTATGTCCATGAGATCAAGGTCTTTGAAGGGGATTTCAAAACCGTTGTCACCGAACGCCATGTATTGCGTTTGGATTTGATGAAGAATACGGACGTTTAAATCGCGCGAATCCAATAATCGACATGGCGTTGTTCCGCCTCTACGCTGGTCGCTTCTCCATGTCCGGGATAGAGTGTTTTGTTCCCGCTCATTTGTGAAAACTTTTTCAAGCTTATTTTCATCGCTTCGGGATCAGAGTAGGGGAAATCAACTCGCCCGATCGAATTTTTAAATAAAAAATCGCCGCTAAACATCACATCACCGATTTCGATCATCGAGCACCCCGGACAATGTCCCGGAAAGTGGTGAAACTTTACCTCAATCCCTGAAATATCAAAGATTTCATCACCATTTACTTCGACATCGGGTTTGGATGGTGGTAATCCCGGCATCCATGTACTGTTTTGGAGCAGCATGAGATCCCCTTTGGGGGTGTAAAGAGGGATCTTCAATTTTTGTTGCAGTTCGCTGTTACTCCACACGTGGTCAAAATGCCCGTGGGTATTGAGAATAGCGACGGGGTTTGTAACGTTTGCCAGTACCCACTCGGTAGCCCCCATTCCCGGATCGATGATGATCTCTTTATCACCCTCTTTTACAATATAACAGTTGGTTTGATACTCACCCATCGGGCGTTTTAGGATTTCCATCATAGGCTCTTTTTTAGACAAATTTTAGCATAATTACCACATGGAACTTTACAACACTCTTGAAACTATTTTAACGGCCTCTATCCCAAGCGAAAAAATCGCTGCATTCAAAACCTTTTATACCCTTTATCGTAACGGCGATATTTATCGTGATATGAGTACCCCTTTCACCGTTTTTAGCCACCCCTCGTATCGTGAACATTGTACGATCATCGATCCAAAAGAGGTTCCAAAACGGACCAAACTGGGTACTCCTCACGGTCAAATTTTATTGCTTCATGCGATTGCCCATATCGAATACAGTGCGATTGATCTGGCGTTGGATGCGGTGTACCGTTTTCGCGATTGCCCTGAGGCATTTGAAGAGGATTGGTTGGTTGTAGCCGACGATGAGGTTCGCCATTTTGAGATGATAGAAGGGCTGCTTCGAGAGTTGGGGAGTTTTTATGGGGAATATCCGGTGCACGATGCGCTTTTTGAAGCGTCACAGCGGACTCTGGGACTGCATGAACGGATGGCGGTAGTTCCGAGGTATCTTGAGGCAAACGGATTGGATGCTACGCCCTTGATCTTAAAAAAGCTGTATTCCCATCGGAGTGATCCGATGATTCAAAAGATCATGGCGGCATTAAACGTGATTTTAGCCGAAGAGGTCGATCATGTCCGTAAAGGGGATGTGTGGTTTGAATATGCTTGTAGAGTGGAAGGGAAAGAGAGCTCAAGTTATTTTGAGATTATCGAAAAACACTATCCTCACAGTTTTCCCCGTAAAATCGATATTAATTGCGAAGCACGGCGTAATGCTGGATTTACCAAGGATGAACTCTCCAAAATTTCATTTACTTCGTGTTGATACTTCGTTACCAAAATTAGTTATAATGCAAATTGTTAATACAAAAATAAGGTTAAGCGGTGGGTAAATACGAGCTGATCAGCCGGTATTTGAGCGAATTTTTGAGTCAAGAAGTTCGTAAAACAGGGCTGAAAAAAGTGATTGTCGGTTTGAGCGGAGGGATTGATTCCGCCGTCGTAGCGGTGCTGGCGCATCGTACGTTCGGGGATGATTTGCTTTGCGTCAAAATGCCCTCACACTATTCATCTCAAAATTCTTTGGATGATGCGGAGGAATTGTGTGCCGCGTTTTCCCTGCGTGCTGAAACTCATAGTATTGAGCCAATGCTGCGTGCGTATGAAAGTCCCGAAATGTCACCGCTTCGGGTAGGTAATCTTTCGGCTCGGTTACGGATGGTAACGCTTTTTGATATTTCGGCGCGAGAGGGAGCTTTGGTACTGGGAACCAGCAACAAAAGCGAACTGATGCTTGGATACGGGACTCTGTATGGGGATTTAGCCAGTGCGCTTAATCCTATCGGGGATTTGTATAAAACCGAACTATTTGAATTGGCCCGTTATTTAGGGATTCCAAGCTCAATTATCGATAAGCCCCCGTCTGCGGATTTGTGGGCAGGTCAGAGCGATGAAACGGAAATCGGATATCCCTACAGCGAGCTGGATCGTGTCTTAAAACGTTACGTAGAAGAGAGGCACACCTCTGAAGAGATGATTGCGACTGGAGAAAATCCTGAGTTGGTCGATATGATAGTGACAAGAATATATAAGAATCAGTTTAAACGTAAAATGCCTGTAATAGCGAAGTTGACCTCACGGACGGTCAATCATGATTTTAATTATCCCAGAGATATAACCTTATAAAGGAAGAAAAATGAGTATCCCCTTTTACCGCGTCGAAGTTGGCGGAGATGAACGTGAAAAGATCGATGAAGTTCTCGATGGCGAGGCTCCTAATATCATTGAAGATTTAGAAGCGGCATTTGAATCGTATGTGGGTGCCACCTATGCACTGGCCACGTCACACGGGACGTCAGCACTTCATTTAGCGATGTTGGCGATTGACCTTAAACGAGGAGACAAAGTCCTTTGTTCGATTAATGCGTATCCTTCTGTTCCTGAAGTGGTGCGCCATTTTGATGCAGAACCGATTTTTATCGATATCAATCCTGATACCTTTACCATCGATTTGGATAAACTCGAAGCGTATTTGAGTGAAAATAAATCCAAAAAACTTAAAGCGGTGATTGTCTCTCACGTAGCAGGACAAAGCGTTGAACTGGATCGTTTGTATGCCATTGCAAAATTGTATGATGTCAAAATCGTTGAGGACGCTTCGGATGCATTGGGTGCGACGTATAACGGGCAAAAAATCGGTTCTACCGGTGCCGATATCACCTGTTTTGATTTCAGTCCCCATTTACGCCGTAATGTTTGCAACGGAGGAATGATGGTGTGTGATGATGAAGAGATCATGGAACGTGCCAAATCACTCCGCAATCATGCAATGGTTATCGAAGATGAGGGATTGGGCTATATTTATGATGTGACCGATATCGGGAGTCAATACATGATGAGTCCTCTGGATGCAGCGACGATTCTCGTGCAGTTAGAGAAACAAGATGAAAATATAGCGCGTCAGCGTGAAATTGCTGAAATTTTCAACGAACGTTTATCCGATGCACCCCATATCAAACTTCCTGTTGCCAATGATGAGCATGCGTATGCTCTTTATATTATAAAAGTTGATAAAAACCGTGACTCATTTGCGCGAGAATTAGCCGCTCGCGGGATTGAATGCGGACTGCATTATATTCCGCTCCATTTGTTGAGCTATTATAAGTCAAAATATTCATTGCGTGTTAACGATTTTCCGCTTGCACTACGTAACTATCAGCAAGTTCTCTCTATCCCGAACTACGCGGCACTTAGCGACGATCAGGTAGAAGAAATTTGTGACGCAATTTTGGACGTAGCCGCAACACGCGTTTGAAACATTGGTTCGTTCAGTGGGGTGAAGGGTATCTTTATACCCCTTCGCTGATCCAAAAAATCCTCTCTTTTTTACTTTTGCCTTTGAGTTGGTTGTATTGTCTTATCGCGTATGTACGGTATCGTCAAAGCCGCCCAAAGTTTATGGGAATTCCGGTTATAAGTGTCGGAAATCTGACCGTCGGGGGGAGCGGAAAAACCCCTGTTGTCATAGAATTGGCAAAGCAGTTTGAAAAACCGGCGATAGTATTACGCGGATACGGCCGTAAAAGCCATGGGATGGTGGTTGTTAAAGATAAATCGACGATTCTCTGTGATGTGATCAAAAGCGGTGATGAAGCGATGCTTTATGCAAAGACTCTTCCTAATGCGACAGTGATTGTGAGTGAGATTCGAGAGCGTGGAATTGCCGAAGCGGTGTCGATGGGGTGTGAGGTCGTACTACTCGATGACGGGTATGGAAAACACCGAATCGATAAACTTGATCTTGTGATTGACGTTGAGACGCCGAATCGTTTTTGTCTTCCATCAGGGGCGTATCGAGAGAAATTGTGGCATGATAAACAGGTTATTATGCTCTATGAGGGAAAATCCTTTCAACGCTCCGTGAGTGTCCGGAACCCTACGGCAAAAATGGTACTGGTTACGGCGATTGCCCGTCCTGAGCGACTAGAGCCGTATTTGCCTGAGACAATCGAAAAAGTCTATTTTGAAGATCACCATTTTTTTACACCGTGGGAACTCGAAGCGATAGTGGAGCGGACAGGGGCTACGAGCTTATTGGTAACTTCAAAAGACTTGGTTAAAATGTCGTCTATGAATCTTAATTTGTCCGTTTTAGAACTTTCGTTGGAACTGGATGAAACACTGATAAAAATTGTCAAGGAATACGCTGATGCAAAAAAAGATTGATACCGTCAAAACCCTGATGGACGCGATGCCGTTCATTAAAGAGTTTCGTGATGAGATTGTTGTCATTAAATACGGCGGGTCAGCACAAAGCTCGGATGAATTAAAAGCCAAATTTGCTCAAGATATTGTTCTTCTTCATCTCGTCGGGGTGAAAGTCGTCATCGTACACGGCGGCGGAAGCCGTATCTCTCAGCTTCTCGGCGATCTAAAAATCCCGACCGAGTTTATCGACGGTGAGCGTGTCAGTACACCTGAGGTTATGCGGATTGTTGAGATGGTGCTCAGCGGTGAGATCAATAAAGAGATTACTTCACTTCTCAATTCCTACGGTGCAAAAGCGATCGGTATCAGCGGTAAAGATGCCCATTTCCTGAAAGCTAAACCTAAAGACGAAGCGAAATTCGGTCTTACCGGACGGGTGGAAAGTGTGAATGCGGAAGTGATCCATAATCTTTTACGCGAAGGGTTTATTCCGGTTATCGCTCCAATCGGAGCGGATGCTATCGTTGGTCATCCGGGGTATAACATCAATGCCGATCTCGCCGCGTCAGCCGTAGCCGCAGCAATCGGTGCCTGTAAAGTGATTTTTATGACCGATACTCCGGGGGTATTGAACAAAGAAAAAGAACTTTTCTCGACCCTGACCGAAGCAGAGGTTGAAGCGCTCAAAGCAGACGGTACGATTATCGGCGGGATGGTTCCAAAAGTCGATTCGTGTTTGGAAGCGGTCGATGCAGGGGTTCAAAAAGCCCATATCATTGACGGGCGGATAGAACACGCTATTTTACTCGAACTCTTCACCTCAGAGGGAGTAGGGACACAAATCACCCTCTAAGCAAGCACTGAGTGGTGCTTTGTTATAATCACG
Encoded proteins:
- a CDS encoding MBL fold metallo-hydrolase, whose protein sequence is MEILKRPMGEYQTNCYIVKEGDKEIIIDPGMGATEWVLANVTNPVAILNTHGHFDHVWSNSELQQKLKIPLYTPKGDLMLLQNSTWMPGLPPSKPDVEVNGDEIFDISGIEVKFHHFPGHCPGCSMIEIGDVMFSGDFLFKNSIGRVDFPYSDPEAMKISLKKFSQMSGNKTLYPGHGEATSVEAEQRHVDYWIRAI
- the cmoB gene encoding tRNA 5-methoxyuridine(34)/uridine 5-oxyacetic acid(34) synthase CmoB, with amino-acid sequence MDLNAIRQERQKWMTWKNIAPLREALNQLPHITAEVDLDNTVSLRSNDAVDVDELERIARLMMPWRKGPFDLFGLFIDTEWRSDLKYNFLRPHFNLSGKKVADIGCNNGYYMFRFLEDAPAKVVGFDPSALFKSQFDLINHYVKSEIVYELLGVEHLPFYEEKFDIIFCLGVLYHRSDPIAMIKALGQGLAEGGEIYLDTFIIEGEEPYALCPSESYSKITNVYFVPTLKALENWCIRAGFTSFEVLGSVVTTSDEQRKTSWIESQSLEDFLDPADTTKTVEGYPAPVRGYVRIKKG
- a CDS encoding ferritin-like domain-containing protein; translated protein: MELYNTLETILTASIPSEKIAAFKTFYTLYRNGDIYRDMSTPFTVFSHPSYREHCTIIDPKEVPKRTKLGTPHGQILLLHAIAHIEYSAIDLALDAVYRFRDCPEAFEEDWLVVADDEVRHFEMIEGLLRELGSFYGEYPVHDALFEASQRTLGLHERMAVVPRYLEANGLDATPLILKKLYSHRSDPMIQKIMAALNVILAEEVDHVRKGDVWFEYACRVEGKESSSYFEIIEKHYPHSFPRKIDINCEARRNAGFTKDELSKISFTSC
- the argB gene encoding acetylglutamate kinase, whose amino-acid sequence is MQKKIDTVKTLMDAMPFIKEFRDEIVVIKYGGSAQSSDELKAKFAQDIVLLHLVGVKVVIVHGGGSRISQLLGDLKIPTEFIDGERVSTPEVMRIVEMVLSGEINKEITSLLNSYGAKAIGISGKDAHFLKAKPKDEAKFGLTGRVESVNAEVIHNLLREGFIPVIAPIGADAIVGHPGYNINADLAASAVAAAIGACKVIFMTDTPGVLNKEKELFSTLTEAEVEALKADGTIIGGMVPKVDSCLEAVDAGVQKAHIIDGRIEHAILLELFTSEGVGTQITL
- a CDS encoding tetraacyldisaccharide 4'-kinase, whose translation is MKHWFVQWGEGYLYTPSLIQKILSFLLLPLSWLYCLIAYVRYRQSRPKFMGIPVISVGNLTVGGSGKTPVVIELAKQFEKPAIVLRGYGRKSHGMVVVKDKSTILCDVIKSGDEAMLYAKTLPNATVIVSEIRERGIAEAVSMGCEVVLLDDGYGKHRIDKLDLVIDVETPNRFCLPSGAYREKLWHDKQVIMLYEGKSFQRSVSVRNPTAKMVLVTAIARPERLEPYLPETIEKVYFEDHHFFTPWELEAIVERTGATSLLVTSKDLVKMSSMNLNLSVLELSLELDETLIKIVKEYADAKKD
- a CDS encoding NAD+ synthase, encoding MGKYELISRYLSEFLSQEVRKTGLKKVIVGLSGGIDSAVVAVLAHRTFGDDLLCVKMPSHYSSQNSLDDAEELCAAFSLRAETHSIEPMLRAYESPEMSPLRVGNLSARLRMVTLFDISAREGALVLGTSNKSELMLGYGTLYGDLASALNPIGDLYKTELFELARYLGIPSSIIDKPPSADLWAGQSDETEIGYPYSELDRVLKRYVEERHTSEEMIATGENPELVDMIVTRIYKNQFKRKMPVIAKLTSRTVNHDFNYPRDITL
- a CDS encoding DegT/DnrJ/EryC1/StrS aminotransferase family protein, whose product is MSIPFYRVEVGGDEREKIDEVLDGEAPNIIEDLEAAFESYVGATYALATSHGTSALHLAMLAIDLKRGDKVLCSINAYPSVPEVVRHFDAEPIFIDINPDTFTIDLDKLEAYLSENKSKKLKAVIVSHVAGQSVELDRLYAIAKLYDVKIVEDASDALGATYNGQKIGSTGADITCFDFSPHLRRNVCNGGMMVCDDEEIMERAKSLRNHAMVIEDEGLGYIYDVTDIGSQYMMSPLDAATILVQLEKQDENIARQREIAEIFNERLSDAPHIKLPVANDEHAYALYIIKVDKNRDSFARELAARGIECGLHYIPLHLLSYYKSKYSLRVNDFPLALRNYQQVLSIPNYAALSDDQVEEICDAILDVAATRV
- a CDS encoding hotdog domain-containing protein produces the protein MSNNQTETEESIQVAINQQTSLNTHERINTVYSGEIVKLQIGYAKVSLETTEVMRADEVGLVHGGFIFSAADFAAMAAVNEPNVVLASCNCLFLAPVRIGDIVTFEASEHQKEGRKRNVSVKGYVHEIKVFEGDFKTVVTERHVLRLDLMKNTDV